A window of the Haloarcula litorea genome harbors these coding sequences:
- a CDS encoding phosphopantetheine adenylyltransferase, producing the protein MPATDRVAVLGGTFTPLHDGHMALLHSAFQTASHDGDGEGHVVVGLTSTDLAGETRSDPEHARLLGPYEERRAALEDALATVGRAYTASHEIVELADTHGPAVTREGADVLVVAPEGKAHRRAHDINDERLDRGHPPLEIYTSPFVVAEDGHRISSTRIRNGEIDRHGRLLDD; encoded by the coding sequence ATGCCAGCGACAGACCGCGTCGCGGTCCTCGGGGGAACGTTCACACCGCTGCACGACGGCCACATGGCGTTGCTACACAGCGCGTTCCAGACGGCCAGTCACGACGGCGACGGCGAGGGACACGTCGTCGTGGGGCTGACCTCGACGGACCTGGCGGGCGAGACACGGAGCGATCCCGAGCACGCGAGGCTACTCGGTCCGTACGAGGAGCGACGAGCGGCGCTCGAAGACGCGCTCGCGACCGTCGGGCGGGCCTACACCGCGTCCCACGAGATCGTCGAGCTGGCCGACACGCACGGGCCGGCAGTCACCCGCGAGGGTGCCGACGTGCTGGTCGTCGCCCCGGAGGGAAAGGCCCACCGCCGCGCACACGACATCAACGACGAGCGACTGGACCGGGGCCACCCGCCGCTGGAGATCTACACCTCGCCGTTCGTCGTGGCCGAGGACGGTCACCGGATCAGCAGCACGCGCATCCGCAACGGGGAGATCGACCGACACGGCCGTCTCCTGGACGACTGA
- a CDS encoding DUF7344 domain-containing protein produces MSAQDQSVTGTSIADSAQSESGAGPPSEAAGSRGTEAEAERPSLSLDLVFEILKNSRRREVLKYLRDKPRGERVALGELAEHVAAIENDTTTEALTSSQRKRVYVGLYQCHLPKMDDMGVVDFNQDRGRVEIAPAADEVMAYLDTPEEGDTVRWYRYYGAVTLIGVAVLSFAAVTGLSGTLLLGMLSLVVATVGFCAGCHWLVDARDQD; encoded by the coding sequence ATGAGTGCTCAGGACCAATCAGTCACCGGCACCAGTATCGCCGACTCCGCCCAGTCCGAGAGTGGGGCTGGCCCGCCATCCGAGGCGGCGGGGTCGAGAGGGACCGAGGCGGAGGCCGAACGGCCGTCGCTCTCCCTCGATCTCGTCTTCGAGATTCTCAAGAACAGTCGCCGACGGGAGGTGTTGAAGTACCTCCGCGACAAGCCGCGGGGCGAGCGCGTGGCGCTGGGGGAACTGGCCGAGCACGTGGCCGCGATCGAGAACGACACGACCACGGAGGCGCTGACGTCAAGTCAGCGAAAGCGGGTCTACGTCGGGCTCTACCAGTGTCACCTGCCGAAGATGGACGATATGGGGGTCGTCGACTTCAATCAGGACCGCGGACGCGTCGAGATCGCCCCCGCGGCCGATGAGGTGATGGCGTACCTCGACACGCCGGAGGAGGGTGACACCGTCCGGTGGTACCGTTACTACGGTGCAGTCACGCTGATCGGGGTCGCGGTGCTCTCGTTCGCGGCCGTGACGGGACTCAGCGGCACCCTCCTGCTGGGGATGCTGTCGCTCGTCGTCGCCACGGTCGGGTTCTGTGCCGGCTGCCACTGGCTGGTCGACGCGCGGGACCAGGACTGA